A single window of Apium graveolens cultivar Ventura unplaced genomic scaffold, ASM990537v1 ctg7920, whole genome shotgun sequence DNA harbors:
- the LOC141704495 gene encoding beta-amyrin 28-monooxygenase-like has product MEIVLVTSLIIISTLVTILILITKIARKGNKNLPPGSYGWPIVGETLSLLRAGWNGTPEKFIRERVEKHGDVFKTGLLGDSIVVFSGVAGNKFLFGNEGKTVALWWPKSVNKLFGNCLITSSGEEAKWMRKMLHSFLSPDAFSRLYISIMDLVTRKHIESHWQGNQEVKVYNTIKLYTFELACRLFMSLEDPNHIKKLASHFNIFLKGIIQIPLNVPGTRFYSAMRAANAIRKDLHAITKQRRVDLELKTASPSQDLLSHLLVSSDEHGRFLTEAEIVNNILTLLFAGHDTSSVSITLVMKTLAEKPQVYQKVYDEHMDIAAAKGHEELLQWDDIQKMKYTWNVVSEVMRLTPPVIGAFREALVDFTYAGYTIPKGWKLYWSTVSTTKDEKYFPDPTEFDATRFEGAGPTPYSYVPFGGGPRMCLGKEFARMEILVFLHNVVKRFKWDLLIPDEKIEYDPMPTPVEGLPISLHPHNV; this is encoded by the exons ATGGAGATAGTATTAGTAACTAGCCTTATAATCATATCGACTCTCGTAACAATTCTTATCCTGATCACAAAAATCGCGAGAAAAGGGAACAAGAATCTGCCACCAGGAAGCTACGGATGGCCAATCGTAGGAGAAACACTGTCACTTCTTAGAGCAGGGTGGAATGGAACTCCGGAGAAGTTCATAAGGGAGAGAGTTGAGAAGCACGGGGACGTGTTCAAGACGGGGTTGCTGGGAGATTCGATAGTGGTGTTTTCAGGGGTGGCTGGAAACAAGTTCTTGTTTGGGAATGAGGGCAAGACGGTGGCGTTATGGTGGCCTAAATCAGTCAATAAGTTGTTTGGGAACTGCTTGATTACTAGTAGTGGAGAAGAAGCTAAGTGGATGAGGAAAATGCTGCATTCTTTTCTGTCCCCAGATGCTTTCTCTAGACTTTATATCAGTATCATGGATCTGGTTACTCGAAAACACATTGAAAGTCATTGGCAAG GTAATCAAGAAGTGAAAGTCTACAACACCATCAAGTTATACACATTCGAGCTAGCTTGTCGTTTATTTATGAGCCTTGAAGATCCAAACCATATCAAGAAACTTGCCTCTCATTTCAATATATTCTTAAAAGGGATCATACAGATCCCTCTGAATGTGCCTGGCACGCGATTTTATAGCGCAATGAGGGCTGCTAATGCTATAAGAAAAGACCTTCACGCGATAACAAAACAGAGAAGAGTAGACTTGGAGCTCAAAACAGCTTCCCCTTCCCAAGACCTACTGTCTCATCTGCTAGTTTCTTCAGATGAACATGGGAGGTTCTTGACTGAAGCTGAGATTGTCAACAATATACTGACATTACTTTTTGCTGGACACGATACTTCAAGTGTGTCGATAACCTTAGTCATGAAGACTCTTGCAGAAAAGCCTCAGGTCTATCAAAAGGTTTATGATG AGCATATGGATATAGCAGCAGCTAAAGGACACGAGGAGTTACTGCAATGGGATGACATACAGAAGATGAAATACACGTGGAACGTTGTCAGTGAGGTTATGAGATTAACACCACCTGTGATCGGAGCTTTTAGAGAGGCCTTGGTGGATTTTACTTATGCGGGATACACCATTCCTAAAGGCTGGAAG TTATACTGGAGTACTGTTTCAACAACCAAGGATGAGAAGTACTTTCCAGATCCAACAGAATTTGATGCTACGCGTTTTGAAGGAGCAGGACCAACTCCATATTCTTATGTTCCTTTCGGAGGGGGGCCTAGAATGTGCTTAGGCAAAGAGTTTGCCCGGATGGAAATACTCGTATTTCTGCACAATGTGGTGAAGAGGTTTAAGTGGGATTTACTGATTCCTGATGAGAAGATTGAATATGATCCTATGCCTACCCCGGTAGAAGGACTTCCTATTTCTCTTCATCCTCACAATGTTTGA
- the LOC141704493 gene encoding uncharacterized protein LOC141704493 isoform X1, which translates to MSTDESRKVSGQDIQAVQNLIEQCLIRYMTRKEVMNFLSLKKNIEPAVTELVWQKLEQENQEFFNAYNLRLTLKEQIAEFNKLLDRQVKMMHHADTSGVSYRPVSASHVSPMHRNSSSYPAENAGHALMTESMRQPITTNIPNEFNNRGLSVPCMQIPVDISGQSRKSETSNVMLAQNQNIGMAQRLNGGMLKREAGYSGMSQFIYGSDNNIMETHPLSTDASNLLYSDVESHTLPSLNEAMLDAADTTNFGLLGNYGISDLTTEFSNSSDLMDNYRSPFLETAQDNFLDLQSRGDNQGPNTRLNGFGDFHGD; encoded by the exons GTGCAAAATCTCATTGAACAATGTCTGATCCGCTACATGACTCGGAAAGAAGTTATGAATTTTCTCTCTCTAAAGAAGAATATAGAACCTGCTGTTACCGAACTTG TCTGGCAGAAACTCGAACAAGAAAATCAAGAATTTTTCAATGCATACAATTTGAGGTTGACTTTGAAAGAGCAAATAGCGGAATTCAATAAGTTGCTAGATAGACAAGTTAAGATGATGCATCATGCAGACACATCAGGAGTCTCTTACCGACCTGTTAGCGCATCTCATGTCTCACCAA TGCATCGTAACTCGTCAAGTTATCCTGCAGAAAATGCAGGACATGCTTTAATGACAGAGAGCATGCGGCAGCCCATTACCACTAACATACCAAATGAATTCAACAATCGTGGTTTATCAGTGCCATGCATGCAAATACCTGTTGATATCTCTGGCCAGTCAAGAAAAAGCGAAACCTCAAATGTGATGCTAGCTCAGAATCAAAATATCGGTATGGCACAAAGACTAAATGGTGGGATGCTGAAAAGAGAAGCTGGATATTCCGGCATGTCTCAGTTCATCTATGGGAGTGACAACAATATCATGGAAACACATCCACTCAGTACTGATGCATCCAATTTATTATACAGTGATGTCGAGTCACACACACTACCCTCCCTAAATGAAGCAATGTTGGATGCAGCAGACACAACTAATTTTGGATTATTGGGGAACTATGGTATATCAGACTTGACAACAGAGTTTTCCAATAGTTCTG ATTTAATGGATAACTACAGGTCTCCCTTCCTAGAGACAGCTCAAGACAATTTCCTTGATTTGCAAAGCAGGGGAGATAATCAAG GACCAAATACGAGGTTGAACGGGTTTGGAGATTTTCATGGAGACTAA
- the LOC141704486 gene encoding YTH domain-containing protein ECT4-like translates to MATVSSPSEKAADMLQKLSLDSQTKTENSQPAKKPAADSGNVSNGQVQSSDRSTTPLLPDPMDPTMWYASGYAPYYYGGYDATGNGWDDYSKYLKPDGVEMPHGLYGGYGYAPYGPYSPAGTPVPTLGHDGLYGAQQYQYPASYYQPAATPVKGDISTVAPADQPILSIETPNGKSNGIANGSGIKGSKSSTALKPTYQNLSYNANSSNGGVLYPGGFPSGYVYDVSRSSFPWIDASFYSDAKNRPLSSASQYASSANGLPMSKNRNAGSQSQFMGYNNRRPLSGLNTGNGYMNKMYSNKFYNQNGMSYRSGFYGSNVYDSRTMGSGWFSVDNKYKPRGRGNGFGNYGNGNLDGLNELSRGPRAKNFKNQKGVASAAVKGQDNLVTGTNGSTEDEPNVEKDNSQYNRADFPETYADAKFFVIKSYSEDDVHKSIKYNVWSSTQNGNKKLDAAYHEAQKSSGNCPIFLLFSVNTSGQFVGVAEMSGPVDFETNLEYWQQDKWLGCFPLKWHIVKDVPNSLLKHITLENNENKPVTNSRDTQEVKLEQGLQLLKIFKDYTSEQSMLDDFDFYEDRQQKIQDKKAKQQLIQKQLREGKPTDDATKEGSNVEVTNQKFIDVPSSITKDAGTAVLANGNVMVLDNVATVKAQEVSKPVTVTAKELVSNGVANGCLA, encoded by the exons ATGGCTACCGTGTCTTCTCCTTCAGAGA AAGCTGCAGATATGCTGCAGAAGCTTTCACTGGATTCGCAGACGAAGACGGAGAATTCACAGCCTGCTAAGAAG CCTGCTGCAGATTCAGGTAATGTGTCGAATGGTCAGGTTCAATCATCTGACCGGTCTACGACACCGTTGTTACCTGATCCCATGGATCCAACAATGTGGTATGCTAGTGGTTATGCTCCATATTATTATGGAG GGTATGATGCGACTGGTAATGGGTGGGATGATTACTCGAAGTACTTAAAGCCGGATGGAGTTGAGATGCCTCAT GGTTTGTATGGTGGTTATGGTTATGCGCCTTATGGTCCTTACTCACCTGCGGGTACACCTGTTCCTACACTTGGGCATGATGGCCTCTACGGAGCTCAACAGTACCAATACCCAGCCTCATACTATCAGCCTGCAGCTACCCCTGTGAAAGGTGATATTTCAACTGTTGCACCTGCCGACCAACCGATTTTGTCTATTGAAACTCCTAACGGGAAGTCTAATGGCATTGCGAATGGCAGTGGTATAAAAGGAAGCAAAAGTTCTACTGCATTGAAACCtacatatcagaatttatcttATAATGCGAATAGCTCAAATGGAGGGGTTCTGTACCCGGGAGGATTTCCTTCGGGATATGTTTATGATGTTTCACGATCTTCTTTCCCCTGGATTGATGCTTCTTTTTACTCCGATGCAAAGAACAGACCGTTGAGCAGTGCTTCCCAGTATGCTTCTAGTGCAAATGGTTTACCAATGTCCAAGAATCGGAATGCTGGTTCTCAATCCCAGTTCATG GGATATAACAATCGAAGGCCATTATCTGGTCTTAATACAGGGAATGGCTATATGAACAAGATGTATTCGAACAAGTTCTACAATCAGAATGGTATGTCCTACAGATCTGGTTTTTATGGGTCTAATGTTTATGATTCCCGGACTATGGGAAGTGGGTGGTTTTCTGTTGATAACAAGTACAAACCTAGAGGACGAGGCAACGGTTTCGGGAATTATGGAAATGGGAATTTGGATGGATTAAATGAACTGAGCAGGGGTCCAAGAGCGAAGAACTTCAAGAATCAAAAAGGTGTTGCATCTGCTGCTGTGAAGGGACAGGACAACCTTGTCACCGGAACCAATGGAAGTACCGAGGATGAGCCCAATGTGGAAAAAGACAACTCACAATATAACAGAGCTGATTTTCCTGAAACATATGCTGATGCCAAGTTTTTTGTAATAAAGTCGTACAGTGAGGACGATGTTCATAAGAGTATTAAGTACAATGTGTGGTCAAGTACCCAAAATGGAAACAAAAAGCTTGATGCAGCATACCATGAAGCGCAGAAGAGCTCTGGCAACTGCCCCATCTTTCTGCTTTTCTCT GTCAATACTAGTGGTCAATTTGTTGGTGTTGCGGAGATGTCAGGTCCAGTTGATTTTGAAACGAATCTCGAGTACTGGCAACAAGACAAGTGGCTTGGCTGTTTCCCCTTAAAATGGCACATTGTGAAGGATGTGCCCAACAGTCTGTTAAAGCACATCACTCTTGAAAACAATGAGAACAAACCTGTCACTAACAGCAGGGACACTCAAGAG GTAAAATTGGAGCAGGGACTTCAGTTGCTCAAAATATTCAAGGACTATACCAGTGAGCAATCCATGCTGGATGATTTTGATTTCTATGAGGACCGTCAGCAGAAGATCCAGGATAAGAAAGCCAAGCAACAGCTAATTCAGAAACAG TTGCGGGAAGGAAAGCCTACTGATGACGCTACCAAGGAAGGCTCAAATGTAGAAGTGACTAACCAGAAGTTTATAGATGTACCTTCTAGCATAACCAAAGATGCAGGCACGGCCGTTTTAGCTAATGGGAATGTGATGGTGCTGGATAATGTTGCAACTGTTAAAGCTCAAGAGGTTAGTAAACCAGTAACGGTAACAGCGAAGGAATTGGTGTCTAATGGGGTTGCAAACGGTTGCTTAGCTTAG
- the LOC141704496 gene encoding protein MET1, chloroplastic, protein MSTAPRNNPSLCSSPPLPRSRTSLTNKHSSLVTLSTNNAQVKNHGISTKQAQLARACVWRVKALDEKQTAESSDSKEEGKEEYEEYEVEIVQPYGLKFVKGRDGGTYIDAIAPGGFADQTKMFAVGDKVIATSAVFGTEMWPAAEYGRTMYTIRQRIGPLLMKMQKRNGKVETGGEPTEREIIRAERNSGVVSDKVREIQMQNYIRKKEQKEQRERELREGLQLYKIGKYEEALEKFESVLGSKPESNEASVASYNVACCYSKLNQIQAGLSALEDALKSGFEDFKRIRTDPDLENVRKSEKFDPLLKRFDESFINENAINAIKSLFGFGKK, encoded by the exons ATGTCCACAGCTCCAAGAAACAATCCATCTCTCTGTTCATCTCCACCATTGCCAAGATCAAGAACCAGCCTAACAAACAAGCATAGTTCATTAGTAACACTCTCTACTAACAATGCTCAGGTCAAGAATCATGGCATTTCAACTAAACAAGCTCAGTTGGCAAGAGCTTGTGTGTGGAGAGTAAAGGCATTGGATGAAAAACAGACTGCAGAGTCATCAGATAGCAAGGAGGAAGGGAAAGAAGAGTATGAGGAGTATGAAGTGGAGATTGTGCAGCCTTATGGTCTTAAGTTTGTTAAAGGTAGAGATGGTGGGACTTATATTGATGCTATTGCTCCTGGTGGTTTTGCTGACCAGACTAAAATGTTTGCTGTTGGAGATAAAGTCATTGCAACCAG TGCAGTATTTGGAACAGAAATGTGGCCTGCAGCTGAATATGGAAGAACGATGTATACCATTCGGCAGAGAATCGGTCCTTTACTAATGAAGATGCAGAAGAGAAATG GTAAGGTTGAGACTGGTGGCGAACCAACAGAAAGAGAAATTATTAGAGCTGAGAGAAACTCTGGTGTCGTTAGTGATAAAGTGAGGGAAATCCAG ATGCAAAATTACATTCGGAAAAAAGAGCAAAAAGAACAGAGAGAACGAGAACTACGCGAAGGACTGCAATTGTACAA GATTGGCAAATATGAAGAAGCACTGGAGAAATTTGAGTCTGTTCTaggatcaaaaccagaatctaaCGAAGCTTCAGTAGCAAGCTATAACGTTGCATGCTGTTACTCCAAACTTAATCAG ATACAAGCTGGTCTATCTGCACTTGAAGATGCCCTGAAATCAGGATTTGAAGACTTCAAG AGGATCCGAACTGACCCTGATCTAGAGAATGTGAGGAAATCAGAAAAATTCGATCCTCTCCTAAAAAGGTTTGATGAATCATTTATCAATGAAAATGCCATCAATGCTATTAAATCGCTGTTTGGATTTGGTAAGAAATAG
- the LOC141704491 gene encoding mitochondrial dicarboxylate/tricarboxylate transporter DTC, whose protein sequence is MGEKAQSSFGVWPVVKPFVNGGASGMLATCVIQPIDMIKVRIQLGQGSAASVTREMLKNEGFGAFYKGLSAGLLRQATYTTARLGSFRILTNKAIEANDGKPLPLYQKALCGLTAGAIGATVGSPADLALIRMQADATLPAAQRRHYTNAFHALTRITADEGFFALWKGAGPTVVRAMALNMGMLASYDQSVEFCKDQLGFGEGATVLGASAVSGFFAAACSLPFDYVKTQIQKMQPDAQGKYPYTGSLDCVVKTMKAGGPFKFYTGFPVYCVRIAPHVMMTWLFLNHIQKLEKKVGL, encoded by the exons ATGGGTGAAAAAGCACAGTCTTCTTTTGGTGTGTGGCCTGTTGTTAAGCCATTTGTTAATGGTGGAGCTTCTGGGATGTTGGCTACTTGTGTTATTCAACCCATTGATATGATCAAG GTGAGAATTCAGTTGGGTCAGGGATCTGCTGCTAGTGTGACCAGGGAAATGCTTAAGAATGAGGGGTTTGGTGCCTTTTACAAG GGATTGTCTGCTGGTCTTCTTAGGCAAGCTACCTATACAACTGCCCGACTTGGATCATTCAG GATCTTGACAAACAAGGCAATCGAAGCTAATGATGGGAAGCCCCTGCCTTTGTATCAAAAAGCTCTATGTGGACTAACTGCTGGAGCCATTGGAGCAACTGTTGGTAGTCCAGCAGATCTAGCACTTATCCGTATGCAGGCTGATGCAACGTTACCTGCTGCTCAGCGTCGCCATTACACCAATGCTTTCCATGCTCTGACTCGAATCACTGCCGATGAAGGCTTTTTTGCACTTTGGAAAGGTGCTGGGCCAACTGTAGTTAGAGCAATGGCGTTGAACATGGGAATGCTTGCATCTTATGATCAAAGTGTGGAATTCTGCAAAGATCAACTTGGTTTCGGGGAAGGTGCTACAGTTCTAG GGGCTAGTGCTGTATCAGGTTTCTTTGCTGCGGCTTGCAGTTTGCCGTTTGATTATGTTAAAACTCAAATACAGAAGATGCAGCCTGATGCACAGGGAAAATATCCGTACACTGGATCATTAGATTGTGTTGTGAAGACGATGAAAGCTGGAGGGCCCTTTAAATTCTACACTGGATTCCCTGTGTATTGTGTTAGGATCGCTCCTCATGTCATG ATGACATGGCTGTTCCTCAACCATATCCAAAAGTTGGAGAAAAAAGTTGGTTTGTAG
- the LOC141704493 gene encoding uncharacterized protein LOC141704493 isoform X2 yields the protein MSTDESRKVSGQDIQAVQNLIEQCLIRYMTRKEVMNFLSLKKNIEPAVTELVWQKLEQENQEFFNAYNLRLTLKEQIAEFNKLLDRQVKMMHHADTSGVSYRPVSASHVSPKNAGHALMTESMRQPITTNIPNEFNNRGLSVPCMQIPVDISGQSRKSETSNVMLAQNQNIGMAQRLNGGMLKREAGYSGMSQFIYGSDNNIMETHPLSTDASNLLYSDVESHTLPSLNEAMLDAADTTNFGLLGNYGISDLTTEFSNSSDLMDNYRSPFLETAQDNFLDLQSRGDNQGPNTRLNGFGDFHGD from the exons GTGCAAAATCTCATTGAACAATGTCTGATCCGCTACATGACTCGGAAAGAAGTTATGAATTTTCTCTCTCTAAAGAAGAATATAGAACCTGCTGTTACCGAACTTG TCTGGCAGAAACTCGAACAAGAAAATCAAGAATTTTTCAATGCATACAATTTGAGGTTGACTTTGAAAGAGCAAATAGCGGAATTCAATAAGTTGCTAGATAGACAAGTTAAGATGATGCATCATGCAGACACATCAGGAGTCTCTTACCGACCTGTTAGCGCATCTCATGTCTCACCAA AAAATGCAGGACATGCTTTAATGACAGAGAGCATGCGGCAGCCCATTACCACTAACATACCAAATGAATTCAACAATCGTGGTTTATCAGTGCCATGCATGCAAATACCTGTTGATATCTCTGGCCAGTCAAGAAAAAGCGAAACCTCAAATGTGATGCTAGCTCAGAATCAAAATATCGGTATGGCACAAAGACTAAATGGTGGGATGCTGAAAAGAGAAGCTGGATATTCCGGCATGTCTCAGTTCATCTATGGGAGTGACAACAATATCATGGAAACACATCCACTCAGTACTGATGCATCCAATTTATTATACAGTGATGTCGAGTCACACACACTACCCTCCCTAAATGAAGCAATGTTGGATGCAGCAGACACAACTAATTTTGGATTATTGGGGAACTATGGTATATCAGACTTGACAACAGAGTTTTCCAATAGTTCTG ATTTAATGGATAACTACAGGTCTCCCTTCCTAGAGACAGCTCAAGACAATTTCCTTGATTTGCAAAGCAGGGGAGATAATCAAG GACCAAATACGAGGTTGAACGGGTTTGGAGATTTTCATGGAGACTAA